From Woronichinia naegeliana WA131, the proteins below share one genomic window:
- a CDS encoding metalloregulator ArsR/SmtB family transcription factor has product MKTTFPHPSIEIISSFHALSDPLRIGVIELLRSQELCVCELCEQLETSQSKLSFHLKTLKEAGFLRSRQQGRWIYYSLNLAQFLALEEYLAEYRRFSPVLPARSCPEPN; this is encoded by the coding sequence ATGAAAACAACTTTCCCTCATCCATCCATCGAAATTATTTCTAGTTTCCATGCCCTGTCCGATCCCCTACGGATTGGGGTGATAGAACTACTGCGATCGCAAGAATTATGTGTTTGCGAATTGTGTGAACAGCTAGAAACGTCTCAATCCAAGTTATCTTTTCACCTAAAAACCTTAAAAGAAGCGGGTTTTCTTCGTTCCCGTCAGCAAGGACGCTGGATCTATTACAGCCTTAACCTAGCTCAATTTTTGGCTCTCGAAGAATATCTGGCAGAATATCGACGATTTAGTCCCGTTTTACCTGCTCGCTCCTGTCCAGAGCCAAATTAA
- a CDS encoding aquaporin: MTQRTLQVFRQQFREILAEALGTFILVFAGTGAIMTHEISEGAITHLGISFVFGAVVTALIYGLGHISQAHFNPAVTLAFWSSGFFPRNRVFSYILAQCFGAIAASLTLLLSLGKVGNLGATVPLEGNWLQSLILETILTFILMLVILGSGLDRRAPLGFAGLAIGLTVALEAAFMGPITGASMNPARSLGPALVSGVWEAHWIYWIAPILGAQLAVIVYRVLSNDFRDFQGKEQWS, translated from the coding sequence ATGACCCAACGAACCCTCCAGGTTTTCAGACAGCAATTTAGGGAAATCCTAGCAGAAGCTTTGGGAACTTTTATCCTTGTTTTTGCGGGAACGGGGGCAATTATGACCCATGAAATTAGTGAAGGAGCGATTACCCATTTAGGCATTAGTTTTGTTTTTGGGGCGGTCGTAACTGCCTTGATTTACGGACTGGGGCATATTAGTCAAGCTCATTTTAATCCTGCTGTCACCCTAGCTTTTTGGTCGAGTGGTTTTTTCCCAAGAAATCGAGTTTTTTCCTATATTTTGGCTCAATGCTTTGGTGCGATCGCGGCTTCTCTGACGCTTTTACTTTCCTTGGGCAAAGTCGGTAATTTAGGTGCGACAGTTCCTTTAGAGGGTAATTGGCTACAATCCTTGATTTTAGAGACGATTTTAACCTTTATTCTCATGTTGGTGATTTTAGGCTCAGGCTTAGACCGACGCGCACCATTGGGTTTTGCTGGTTTAGCGATCGGTTTAACCGTTGCCCTAGAAGCCGCTTTTATGGGGCCAATTACAGGAGCAAGCATGAATCCCGCCCGATCTCTTGGGCCAGCCTTGGTTAGTGGAGTCTGGGAAGCCCATTGGATTTACTGGATCGCACCAATTTTGGGAGCGCAATTAGCCGTCATCGTTTATCGAGTTTTATCTAATGATTTTCGAGATTTTCAGGGAAAAGAACAATGGTCGTAA
- the arsC gene encoding arsenate reductase, glutathione/glutaredoxin type — protein sequence MKKVMFVCKKNSARSQMAEGFAKVLGKGQIEVTSSGLEASQVRPEAIATMKDIGIDITDQTSKALADFNPEDFDIVISLCGCGVNLPEAWLLRDGFEDWQLDDPAERPEIFSRVRDEVKERVIQLVRAC from the coding sequence ATGAAAAAAGTCATGTTTGTCTGTAAAAAAAATTCCGCCCGCTCCCAAATGGCCGAGGGCTTTGCCAAGGTGTTAGGAAAAGGTCAAATTGAAGTTACCAGTTCAGGTTTAGAAGCCAGTCAAGTTCGACCAGAAGCGATCGCTACCATGAAAGATATTGGTATTGATATTACGGATCAAACCTCCAAAGCCTTGGCAGACTTTAACCCAGAGGATTTTGACATTGTTATTTCTCTCTGTGGGTGCGGCGTAAATCTACCCGAAGCATGGCTACTGCGCGATGGGTTTGAAGATTGGCAATTGGATGATCCCGCCGAACGCCCTGAAATCTTTTCAAGGGTACGGGATGAAGTGAAAGAGCGAGTCATTCAGTTAGTTAGGGCTTGCTGA
- a CDS encoding M23 family metallopeptidase: MQKHHFDNRRMQPRQSSISALGRIVLSGLLTGFVSFGLAPKTSQAQYSPTAVRPSNPWQYASFPVENFQSYTSGFGYRSSPVDGSSQFHYGLDLAAPIGSYVRNWWTGQIVELSDNTACGTMIRVQSGEWQHVYCHLMGRVEISNGTRYLVDREGGIVLQQGQEIPVGARIARVGMSGRTTGPHLHWGLKYDGQFIDPALVLQAMFTQQAAS, encoded by the coding sequence ATGCAAAAACATCATTTTGATAATCGGAGAATGCAGCCCCGACAAAGTTCCATTTCTGCCCTGGGACGCATTGTGCTAAGTGGACTTTTAACCGGATTCGTTTCCTTTGGTTTAGCTCCTAAAACGAGTCAAGCCCAGTATTCCCCCACTGCGGTTCGACCATCTAATCCTTGGCAATATGCTTCTTTTCCGGTGGAAAACTTTCAATCCTATACCTCTGGCTTTGGCTATCGTTCTTCGCCCGTTGATGGTTCTAGTCAATTTCACTATGGCTTAGATCTAGCGGCTCCCATTGGTAGTTATGTGCGGAATTGGTGGACAGGACAAATTGTCGAATTGTCTGATAATACGGCCTGCGGAACCATGATTCGAGTCCAATCGGGAGAATGGCAACACGTCTATTGTCATCTCATGGGACGAGTCGAAATTAGTAATGGAACCCGTTATCTGGTTGATCGCGAAGGGGGCATTGTTTTACAACAGGGACAGGAAATTCCAGTCGGGGCCAGAATCGCCAGGGTGGGGATGAGTGGACGAACAACGGGGCCTCATCTGCACTGGGGACTAAAATACGATGGGCAGTTTATCGATCCGGCTTTGGTACTACAAGCCATGTTTACGCAACAAGCGGCTTCCTAG
- the speA gene encoding biosynthetic arginine decarboxylase, which translates to MGLDVQPEEKKVEKKSKKAVSAWSIEESENLYRIQGWGNPYFSINAVGHITVSPHGDRGGSLDLLELVESLRKRKLELPLLLRFSDILADRIERLNACFAKAIARYKYDGIYQGVYPIKCNQQRHIVEALVHYGQPYNFGLEAGSKPELMIALATLPPQLERNEKSPKSLIICNGYKDREYLETALLAKRLGHKPIIVIDQLQELDRILCISQQLNIKPILGIRAKLSTKDSAQDRGGNHHSPKRSLRNRPKFGLTVPEILEVVNRLEACDRLDCLKMLHFHLGSQISNITLIKEAMREASQIYVQLVKLGAKMRYLNVGGGLAIDYDGSNTNFVASKNYNMQNYANDIVAAIQEACDQAEIQVPTLVSESGRAIAAHQSVLIFDVLGTNDIPPSEPKAIEKKEALILQSFWETYQSITPKNYQEAYHDAVQFKEEAASLFNFGYLSLTERARVEKLYWACCQKILEIIRNLDYVPDDFEDLEKIMASIYYINLSVFQSAPETWSLNQLFPIMPIHRLDEEPQQRGILADITCDSDGKIDRFIDLRDVKSVLELHALNHAQKSPTTDGKSKKKVPNQPYYLGMFLVGAYQEIMGNLHNLFGDINVVHIVMTPKGYQIESVVKGDTMTEVLSYVQYDAEDLIESMRRYSETALMEGKITLEESQRLLEDYEKSLRRYTYLVDETQHLS; encoded by the coding sequence ATGGGTTTAGACGTTCAGCCGGAAGAGAAAAAAGTTGAAAAAAAGTCTAAAAAGGCGGTTTCGGCTTGGAGCATTGAGGAAAGTGAAAATCTCTATCGGATTCAGGGTTGGGGAAATCCCTACTTTTCCATTAATGCAGTGGGCCATATTACCGTTTCTCCCCATGGCGATCGCGGTGGTTCCCTAGACCTCTTAGAATTGGTGGAATCCCTCCGTAAACGCAAACTAGAATTACCCTTATTACTGCGTTTTTCTGATATTCTGGCGGATCGAATTGAACGTTTAAATGCTTGCTTTGCTAAGGCGATCGCTCGTTATAAATACGATGGCATCTATCAGGGGGTTTATCCGATCAAATGTAATCAACAGCGTCATATTGTCGAAGCTTTGGTACATTATGGCCAGCCCTACAATTTTGGTCTAGAAGCGGGTTCCAAGCCTGAATTAATGATTGCCCTGGCCACCCTGCCGCCCCAACTAGAGCGCAATGAAAAATCCCCCAAAAGTTTAATTATCTGTAATGGCTACAAGGATCGGGAATATTTAGAAACGGCTCTGTTAGCCAAACGCTTAGGTCATAAACCGATCATTGTCATTGATCAGCTACAGGAACTAGATCGCATTCTTTGCATTAGTCAGCAACTTAACATTAAACCGATTCTGGGGATTCGAGCCAAATTAAGCACCAAAGACAGTGCTCAAGATCGGGGGGGAAATCATCACTCGCCTAAGCGATCGCTGCGAAATCGTCCCAAATTTGGCTTAACTGTGCCAGAAATTCTAGAAGTGGTGAATCGTCTGGAAGCCTGCGATCGCCTGGATTGCCTAAAAATGCTGCACTTTCATCTTGGTTCCCAAATTTCTAACATTACTTTGATCAAAGAAGCGATGCGCGAAGCCAGCCAGATCTATGTGCAACTGGTCAAACTGGGAGCCAAAATGCGCTATCTCAATGTGGGTGGGGGATTGGCGATCGACTACGACGGTTCCAATACCAATTTTGTCGCTTCTAAAAACTACAATATGCAGAATTATGCCAATGATATTGTGGCCGCCATTCAAGAAGCCTGTGACCAAGCCGAAATTCAGGTTCCTACCCTGGTGAGTGAAAGCGGTCGGGCGATCGCGGCCCATCAATCAGTCTTAATTTTTGATGTGCTAGGCACTAACGATATTCCCCCCAGTGAACCCAAAGCGATCGAGAAAAAAGAAGCTCTCATTCTCCAAAGTTTTTGGGAAACCTATCAATCCATTACCCCTAAAAACTATCAAGAAGCCTACCATGATGCGGTGCAGTTTAAAGAAGAAGCGGCCAGTTTATTTAACTTTGGTTATTTAAGTTTAACGGAAAGAGCTAGGGTCGAAAAACTCTATTGGGCCTGTTGTCAGAAAATCCTAGAAATCATTCGTAATCTAGACTATGTGCCGGATGATTTTGAAGATCTAGAAAAGATTATGGCTTCTATTTACTATATTAATCTTTCCGTTTTTCAATCGGCTCCTGAAACCTGGTCATTAAATCAACTTTTCCCGATCATGCCCATTCATCGTCTGGATGAAGAACCCCAACAACGCGGTATTTTAGCCGATATTACCTGCGATAGTGATGGTAAAATTGACCGTTTTATTGATCTACGGGATGTGAAATCAGTGTTGGAACTTCATGCCTTAAATCATGCTCAAAAATCCCCTACGACTGATGGCAAAAGTAAAAAGAAAGTCCCCAATCAGCCCTATTATCTAGGCATGTTTTTAGTGGGAGCCTATCAGGAAATTATGGGCAATTTGCATAATTTATTTGGCGATATTAACGTGGTGCATATTGTTATGACTCCCAAGGGTTATCAAATTGAATCCGTCGTTAAGGGAGATACGATGACGGAAGTTTTAAGTTATGTGCAATATGATGCCGAGGACTTAATTGAAAGTATGCGACGTTACAGCGAAACAGCCTTGATGGAAGGGAAAATTACCCTGGAAGAATCCCAACGTCTCCTAGAGGATTATGAAAAAAGTCTGCGTCGTTATACCTATTTAGTAGATGAAACTCAGCATCTTTCCTAG
- a CDS encoding Uma2 family endonuclease, whose translation MTIASIRSPLQISWELLPDDYPLPDDPVDNIDQPLLAEALRESLDLAHQLPSQGFVATNFGICTQVNDKFVIKAPDWVYIPRTESQRSRRRSYTPQREGDLPLIVMEFLSETEGGEYSVNPNYPYGKWYFYERILQVPYYCIFEPERGRLEVYRLTDGRYQMVKADELERYRIAPLNLDLGVWQGDAKGTLRARSQRSGYWLRWWDSEGNLLLWGAERIEQERQNTEQERQRADRLAEQLKALGIDPETIL comes from the coding sequence ATGACGATCGCCTCTATTCGCTCTCCTTTGCAAATTAGCTGGGAACTGCTCCCTGATGATTACCCCTTACCCGATGACCCCGTGGATAATATTGATCAACCTCTTCTAGCCGAAGCCCTACGAGAAAGCTTAGATCTGGCCCACCAATTGCCGTCCCAAGGCTTTGTGGCCACTAACTTTGGTATTTGTACCCAGGTCAACGACAAATTTGTGATTAAGGCTCCCGATTGGGTCTATATTCCTCGAACGGAAAGTCAGCGATCGCGCCGCCGCAGTTATACTCCGCAGCGAGAAGGCGATTTGCCCCTGATCGTGATGGAATTTCTGTCGGAAACCGAGGGGGGCGAATATTCAGTCAATCCTAATTACCCCTACGGCAAATGGTACTTTTACGAACGAATTTTGCAGGTTCCCTACTACTGCATCTTTGAGCCAGAAAGGGGACGATTGGAAGTTTATCGTCTGACCGATGGGCGTTATCAAATGGTTAAAGCGGATGAACTAGAACGCTACCGAATCGCGCCACTCAATCTTGATCTCGGTGTTTGGCAAGGCGATGCCAAGGGCACGCTGCGCGCACGCAGTCAACGAAGTGGTTACTGGCTAAGGTGGTGGGATAGCGAAGGTAATCTTTTACTATGGGGAGCCGAACGGATTGAACAAGAACGGCAAAATACGGAACAAGAACGACAACGGGCCGATCGCCTCGCAGAACAATTAAAGGCCTTGGGCATTGATCCAGAGACAATCCTTTGA
- a CDS encoding DUF4330 domain-containing protein, with translation MKLLDAKGRVFGKISILDLGAALILFMVIVGIFVIPGTSGKSIVAQVQTKPIEVDTIVRGLNVLKPESLIQEFKLDNKTNIIIRNQPAGQVEILKVQELPRNLAVPQPDGSVKALPDPRPEGNFSQDMILTLGGNAEMTPTGVVLGNQKIKIGTVLELEGKSYDFNASVIDIRIKS, from the coding sequence ATGAAATTATTAGATGCTAAAGGCCGTGTATTCGGCAAAATCAGTATTTTGGATCTAGGGGCAGCCTTGATCCTTTTCATGGTGATTGTCGGTATTTTTGTTATTCCTGGTACATCGGGAAAAAGTATTGTTGCTCAAGTACAAACTAAGCCAATTGAAGTTGATACAATAGTGCGAGGGCTGAATGTGCTGAAGCCTGAAAGTTTAATACAGGAATTTAAGTTAGATAATAAAACCAATATCATTATCCGTAATCAACCCGCCGGACAAGTAGAAATTCTCAAGGTACAGGAATTACCCCGCAATTTAGCCGTCCCCCAACCCGATGGTTCTGTGAAGGCTCTCCCCGATCCCCGACCAGAAGGCAATTTTAGTCAGGATATGATTCTGACTTTAGGGGGCAATGCAGAAATGACTCCCACAGGTGTAGTTCTCGGTAATCAAAAAATCAAAATTGGAACTGTATTGGAGTTAGAAGGAAAAAGTTACGATTTTAATGCCAGTGTGATTGATATTCGCATTAAGTCCTAG
- a CDS encoding MerR family DNA-binding transcriptional regulator translates to MKYVTPKEASQLLGVSISSLRRWESDGKIKSIRTRANASYF, encoded by the coding sequence ATGAAATATGTCACACCGAAAGAAGCCTCCCAATTACTTGGGGTTAGTATCTCCTCCCTTCGACGATGGGAATCGGATGGCAAGATCAAAAGCATCCGCACCAGGGCAAACGCATCTTATTTTTGA
- a CDS encoding GNAT family N-acetyltransferase: protein MVFWKRLFSPDTVAPSSNLKFEGEFLELSEDGNGISRARVVFSTEREIDLYELEELCDAVGWARRPIRKVKKALEYSFLVVTMWELKANRRRLVGFARATSDHAFNATVWDVVVHPSFQSRGLGKALMQFMIRKLRNEDISNITLFADPQVVDFYRRLGFVLDPEGIKGMFWYPD, encoded by the coding sequence ATGGTTTTTTGGAAACGTCTTTTCAGCCCTGACACCGTAGCTCCTTCCTCCAACCTGAAATTTGAAGGAGAATTCCTCGAATTGAGTGAAGATGGCAATGGGATTAGTCGCGCTCGTGTGGTTTTCAGTACAGAGCGAGAAATTGATCTCTATGAATTAGAGGAATTGTGTGATGCGGTGGGTTGGGCCCGTCGTCCCATTCGCAAAGTTAAAAAAGCATTGGAATATAGCTTTTTAGTTGTAACCATGTGGGAACTGAAGGCTAACCGTCGGCGTTTAGTTGGCTTTGCCAGGGCAACATCAGACCATGCCTTTAATGCAACGGTTTGGGATGTGGTGGTGCATCCTAGTTTCCAAAGTCGCGGTCTAGGAAAAGCCCTGATGCAATTCATGATCCGCAAACTTCGCAATGAAGATATTAGCAATATCACCCTTTTTGCCGATCCCCAAGTGGTGGACTTTTATCGGCGATTAGGATTTGTTCTTGACCCAGAAGGGATTAAGGGGATGTTTTGGTATCCTGATTAG
- a CDS encoding DnaJ domain-containing protein, which produces MPATDFKDYYEILGLTKTAMEDEIKKTFRKLALKYHPDRNPGNKAAEERFKEISEAYEVLSDPEKRQKYDQFGKYWQQAGQGNWGQGVPNTDFGGFDFSQYGNFDEFINELLGRFNTPGAGNRSYSYRTQPGPGTGFNDFGSFGNQPTNSDREATLRLTLSEAFRGVQKRLNLGNEIVEVRIPAGAKAGSRVKVRGKGQVNPYNQQRGDLYLNVQLEPHPIFQFEGDNLVCEVPITPDEAVLGCSIEVPTPGGLVTIKVPPGVKSGQSLRLRGKGWILPKDGRGDQLVRIVIEIPKSLSEVEREYYEKIRASRIENPRRSLAKFTAL; this is translated from the coding sequence ATGCCTGCCACTGACTTTAAAGACTATTACGAAATTTTAGGGTTAACAAAAACAGCAATGGAAGATGAGATCAAAAAAACCTTCCGTAAGTTGGCTCTCAAATATCACCCTGATCGCAATCCAGGTAACAAGGCTGCTGAAGAACGTTTTAAGGAAATTAGTGAAGCCTACGAAGTGTTATCTGACCCAGAAAAACGGCAGAAATACGATCAATTCGGCAAATATTGGCAACAGGCGGGTCAAGGAAATTGGGGTCAAGGAGTTCCCAATACAGATTTTGGCGGTTTTGACTTTAGCCAATATGGTAATTTCGATGAATTTATTAACGAACTGTTAGGACGTTTCAACACGCCTGGGGCAGGTAATCGCTCCTATTCCTATCGGACTCAACCAGGCCCAGGTACAGGCTTTAATGATTTTGGCAGTTTTGGCAATCAACCAACCAACAGCGATCGCGAAGCCACTCTGCGTTTAACGTTATCGGAAGCCTTTCGGGGAGTGCAAAAAAGACTTAACCTCGGCAATGAAATTGTTGAAGTGCGTATTCCTGCTGGAGCCAAAGCGGGCAGTCGAGTTAAGGTTAGGGGCAAGGGACAGGTCAACCCTTACAATCAACAACGAGGTGATCTCTATCTGAATGTGCAATTAGAACCCCATCCTATTTTTCAGTTTGAGGGTGACAATCTGGTTTGTGAAGTGCCGATTACACCGGATGAGGCAGTATTGGGTTGCTCCATAGAAGTTCCCACACCGGGCGGCTTGGTGACAATAAAGGTTCCGCCAGGGGTAAAATCGGGGCAGTCTCTACGGTTACGGGGCAAGGGTTGGATTTTACCGAAGGATGGACGGGGTGATCAGTTAGTACGTATTGTCATCGAAATTCCAAAAAGCTTGAGTGAAGTTGAACGGGAATATTATGAAAAAATTCGCGCCAGTCGAATAGAAAATCCCCGTCGCTCTCTGGCAAAATTTACGGCTCTTTAA
- a CDS encoding Uma2 family endonuclease: MTVQLIEKPNLSDKTNVIDEQRLTLPSHYSWQQFLDLEMWLADTAGLRITYLDGNIELMTLGETHEGIKSILGFLLEVYFVEKGIRFFPVGSATRRDETKDVSFEPDESYYLGTKKSHPDLAIEIIITSGNINKLEKYRRFNIPEVWFWQNNQLSLYYQQESGYVQIYRSEFLPDLDVNLLLKCLQMPDILEARLELLKGISQSE; encoded by the coding sequence ATGACCGTCCAACTAATTGAAAAACCTAATCTCAGTGATAAAACTAATGTCATTGATGAACAACGTTTAACCTTACCTAGCCATTACAGTTGGCAGCAATTTCTGGACTTAGAAATGTGGTTGGCAGATACGGCAGGTTTGCGGATAACCTATTTAGACGGCAATATAGAACTTATGACATTAGGAGAAACTCACGAAGGTATTAAAAGTATTTTAGGATTTTTGTTGGAAGTTTATTTTGTTGAAAAAGGAATTAGATTTTTTCCTGTTGGTAGTGCCACTCGGCGAGATGAAACCAAAGATGTTTCTTTTGAGCCTGATGAGTCTTACTATTTAGGAACAAAAAAGAGTCATCCTGATTTAGCAATTGAAATTATTATTACCAGTGGAAACATCAATAAACTAGAAAAATATCGTCGTTTTAATATTCCTGAAGTTTGGTTTTGGCAAAATAATCAATTGTCTTTATACTATCAGCAAGAGTCGGGTTATGTCCAAATTTATCGTAGTGAATTTTTACCAGATTTGGATGTAAATTTACTATTAAAATGTTTACAAATGCCTGATATTTTAGAGGCAAGACTTGAGTTGTTAAAAGGAATTAGCCAGAGCGAGTAA
- a CDS encoding DUF29 domain-containing protein, with amino-acid sequence MNDLKQLYDVDDAQWLEEMVCLLKRHQFQQLDLDNLIEELEDFGREKRNSVASLLEQIIRHLLLLQYWTTEAEYNAVHWQEEIYTFRTQLGRKITTNLSNYLEKELNSIYQDALGFVKIKTVNSVVFPPDCPYSLEQLFDRS; translated from the coding sequence ATGAATGACTTAAAACAACTCTATGATGTTGATGATGCTCAATGGCTAGAAGAAATGGTTTGCTTACTAAAAAGGCATCAATTTCAACAGCTAGATTTAGATAATTTAATCGAGGAATTAGAGGATTTTGGAAGAGAAAAGAGAAATTCTGTAGCCAGCCTCTTAGAACAAATTATCCGTCATTTATTGTTACTGCAATACTGGACAACTGAAGCAGAATATAATGCAGTTCATTGGCAAGAAGAAATTTACACCTTTCGTACTCAATTAGGACGAAAAATTACCACCAATCTCAGCAACTATTTAGAGAAAGAATTAAATTCTATCTATCAAGATGCGTTAGGATTTGTGAAAATTAAAACCGTTAATTCGGTTGTTTTTCCGCCTGATTGCCCTTACTCCCTAGAACAATTATTTGATCGATCTTGA
- a CDS encoding Uma2 family endonuclease produces MITLEPITLSFRNVALSDDQFYQLCQDNENWQLERTAQGELIIMPPVGGLSGNRESNLIGELWLWNRQTKLGKVFRAC; encoded by the coding sequence ATGATTACCTTAGAACCGATTACTTTGAGTTTTAGAAATGTTGCCTTAAGCGACGATCAATTCTATCAACTTTGCCAAGATAATGAAAACTGGCAACTCGAACGAACGGCCCAAGGAGAATTAATTATTATGCCCCCCGTCGGTGGATTAAGCGGTAATCGAGAATCCAATTTAATCGGTGAACTTTGGTTATGGAATCGTCAAACCAAACTCGGTAAAGTCTTTAGGGCTTGCTGA